A segment of the Trifolium pratense cultivar HEN17-A07 linkage group LG7, ARS_RC_1.1, whole genome shotgun sequence genome:
aatttgttCCTTGAAAAAAGAGTGATTTTTAAGATTTAAGAATAAGTCAATTTCAGATTCCTAACTAATTGATGCAAAGAATTGATGTATAGATATATAGATATTGTTTGCATATTAATGGATTAtaaggttttgttgttgttgttgttgttgttgttgttgttaagaTTGATGTTGTGTTATGCTAtggttttttgttgttgttaagaTTGATGTTGTGTTATGCTACGGTTTTTTGTTGTCAAGATTGAATTTGTGTTATGCTATGGTTGTTTTGTTGTTGCTAAGATTGATTTTGTGTTATGCTAtggttttttgttgttgttaagaTTGATGTTGTGTTATGCTATGGTTTTTTGTTGTTAAGATTGATTTTGTGTTATGCTATgtggttttttgttttggatGGATTGATGATTGGTTGAGATGTTAAAGGAATTGTGTTTTGGATTGTTGTTTGCAGGAGGATGGGAAGAAAGTGAATAGCTTTCTTAGAATGGATCGGAGGGAAGGAGTGAATGATGGTTTTCCTAGACTTGGACCAAGTGATTCGCTTCTCCCTGGTTTGATCGATGATGTTGCGCTGAATTGTCTCGCTTGTGTTAGTAGATCCGATTACTCGTCCCTGTCGTGTATTAATAAAAGGTATAGAAAGTTGATCGATAGTGGTTATCTATATGGGTTGAGGAAAGAGTTGGGAGTTGTTGAACATTTGGTTTATTTGGTTTGTGACCCAAGAGGATGGGTTGCATTTGATACCAAGATAAGTAGATGGATGACATTGCCTAAGATACCGTGCGATGAGTGTTTCAACCATGCGGACAAAGAGTCCTTAGCTGTAGGTTGTGAGCTGTTGGTTTTCGGTAGAGAATTGATGGAGTTTGCCATTTGGAAGTATAGTTTGATTTGCCGTGGTTGGGTTAAGTGTCAAGAGATGAACCAACCTCGCTGTTTATTTGGATCAAGTAGTTTTGGTTCGATTGCCATTGTAGCCGGCGGAAGTGACAAATATGGAAATGTTCTTAAGTCTGCTGAGTTGTATGACTCTTCAACATGTACGTGGGGAATTTTACCGAACATGCATACACCGCGTAGATTGTGCTCAAGTTTTTTTATGGATGGCAAATTCTACGTGATTGGTGGCATGTCAAGCATAACTGTTTCATTAACTTGTGGAGAAGAATATGATCTTCAAACAAGAAGTTGGAGAAAAATAGAGGGCATGTACCCATATGTTAATGTGGGTGCTCAAGCACCTCCACTTGTGGCGGTTGTGAATAATCAGTTGTACGCGGTTGAACATCTAACTAATATGGTGAAAAAATACAACAAGGAAAAGAACACATGGCATGAATTGGGAAGGCTTCCGGTTCGTGCTGATTCTTCTAATGGTTGGGGCCTTGCTTTCAAGGCTTGCGGAGATAAACTTTTGGTTGTAGGTGGACAAAGGGGTCCAGAAGGTGAAGCTATAGTGCTGAATTCATGGTGTCCCGGGTCTGGAGTTAGGAATGGCGTCATAGATTGGAAGGTACTCGGCATAAAAGAGCATGTCGGGGTGTTCGTGTATAATTGTGCTGTTATGGGCTGTTGACAAATTTGagataattttacattaactCAACAGAAGAAGCCGGTATTCACACTCTGACTTCGCCTTGAAGGTTGCTTCCATGTTCTACCATTGCTTCATTTACCGAGTTAATTGTTGTTTGGGATAGCTTTCACTAGCTGAAAATTTAGTTTCATCTTTTTAACATTGTTTATTTGAATGTATTTCTCACTTTCATGttccataattttaaatttcttttgagATTACCGAGTAGTCTTACACAGAAatgttatgttttatttttcttactcAACTATGTAAACCAATAAATCTAGAAGTTTTCATTGTTTAATGTTTGTTGTTTTCTGCTTAGTCCCTGTAGTGTATTTCTTCACAACTTATGTCCaccattcattcttagattttGTGCGAGTCTGTCCATTATTCACGAATTGTTCATCCGACTAGAGTTTGCAGCGATTTGGGTTGTTTACGGTCAAATTACCTTGCAGTCACTAGGGCCGTTGAGTAAAGATCAGACGGTTCTTATTCTGACTTCACtaaatcaaatttcaaatagAAACTCGAAATATGAACTATCTGATCTTTGATTCACGGGCGAAGATGTGCTAACCCGACTGCATAATATTTGACTGCAGCTAATCCAAATCTAGTTTATACCTAATAAGGTCGGCAAGTCAAGCGATAGAGGTTGCTTCTCCGACTTGCTCACAAAAATCTATCTTCTCATTTGGCTTAAAGTTGAATGTTAGATTGCAAGCATATGTGAAAACAAAGTTATCAATAATTTTGTTCAT
Coding sequences within it:
- the LOC123897685 gene encoding F-box/kelch-repeat protein At5g60570 — its product is MDRREGVNDGFPRLGPSDSLLPGLIDDVALNCLACVSRSDYSSLSCINKRYRKLIDSGYLYGLRKELGVVEHLVYLVCDPRGWVAFDTKISRWMTLPKIPCDECFNHADKESLAVGCELLVFGRELMEFAIWKYSLICRGWVKCQEMNQPRCLFGSSSFGSIAIVAGGSDKYGNVLKSAELYDSSTCTWGILPNMHTPRRLCSSFFMDGKFYVIGGMSSITVSLTCGEEYDLQTRSWRKIEGMYPYVNVGAQAPPLVAVVNNQLYAVEHLTNMVKKYNKEKNTWHELGRLPVRADSSNGWGLAFKACGDKLLVVGGQRGPEGEAIVLNSWCPGSGVRNGVIDWKVLGIKEHVGVFVYNCAVMGC